One Streptosporangium sp. NBC_01495 DNA window includes the following coding sequences:
- a CDS encoding NmrA family NAD(P)-binding protein: MTTLITGATGNTGKHVVAELVRRGESVRALTRNPAAAAGRFPAEVELVAGTHTAPERLNAALDGVSRLHITVTAGLAEVGPELVRRAVGAGVRRITVVWGGGVGPVEEAVADSGVEWTRLEPQEFMSNTLNWIESIQAEGIVREPYDFPSALVHEADIAAVAAVALLDDGHAGRAYNLTGPESLTPRERIAILSQATGRDIVFAPITHEQAVDRLMATGVSRADADYVIGWYAAPNEDSTTVVDTVEQLTGRPARTFAQWAAQHAERFQAPRTASV, encoded by the coding sequence GTGACGACACTGATTACGGGTGCCACCGGGAACACCGGCAAGCACGTCGTGGCAGAGCTGGTCCGTCGAGGAGAGAGCGTTCGGGCACTGACGCGGAATCCGGCCGCGGCCGCAGGAAGGTTTCCGGCCGAGGTGGAGCTGGTGGCCGGCACGCACACGGCACCGGAGAGGCTGAACGCCGCCCTCGATGGTGTCAGCCGGTTGCACATCACGGTGACGGCGGGGCTTGCCGAGGTCGGGCCCGAGTTGGTGCGGCGGGCGGTTGGTGCGGGTGTGCGGCGTATCACCGTGGTGTGGGGTGGTGGCGTGGGACCGGTCGAGGAGGCTGTGGCGGACTCGGGTGTGGAGTGGACACGCCTGGAACCGCAAGAGTTCATGTCCAACACGTTGAACTGGATCGAATCGATTCAGGCCGAAGGGATCGTGCGCGAGCCGTACGACTTTCCCAGCGCGCTCGTCCACGAGGCCGACATAGCGGCGGTGGCAGCAGTCGCGCTGCTCGACGATGGCCATGCGGGGCGTGCCTACAACCTCACCGGGCCCGAATCGCTGACCCCGCGTGAACGGATCGCAATCCTGTCTCAGGCAACCGGCCGCGACATCGTTTTCGCCCCGATCACGCACGAACAGGCCGTCGACAGGCTGATGGCCACCGGTGTGTCCCGGGCGGACGCCGACTATGTCATCGGCTGGTACGCCGCTCCCAACGAAGACTCCACGACCGTCGTCGACACCGTCGAGCAGCTGACCGGCCGCCCGGCGCGCACGTTCGCACAGTGGGCGGCCCAGCACGCGGAACGCTTCCAGGCGCCCCGCACCGCTTCCGTCTAG
- a CDS encoding cytochrome P450, whose protein sequence is MRWLRGSTAWLITRHGDVDAALRDPRLRKNPQEALTPAQLAAAPRVPKLFGPLQRNLLSLDGADHDRLRRLVHQAFTPKRIELMRHQMQELADELTDAALRRGSMDLISDFAAPLPLTMIARTIGVPEELTPRFRAWTRALLSVADRPLRGVAGVLRFMRYLRRLVEARSREPYDDLVSALAAARDGGDRLSNDEIVALLVLLLTAGHETTVNLIGGGMLALMEQPGQARRLREDDALLRPGVEELLRFTSPVETATERWAAEDLQVAGSTIPSGPGRPPGPHARLEKSQ, encoded by the coding sequence GTGCGGTGGCTGCGGGGCAGCACGGCGTGGCTGATCACCCGCCACGGCGATGTGGACGCCGCGCTGCGCGACCCGAGGTTGCGCAAGAACCCACAGGAGGCGCTGACCCCCGCCCAGCTCGCGGCCGCACCGCGGGTGCCGAAACTGTTCGGACCCTTGCAGCGCAACCTGCTCAGCCTCGACGGCGCCGACCATGACCGGTTGCGCCGCCTGGTCCACCAGGCGTTCACGCCCAAGCGAATCGAGCTGATGCGGCACCAGATGCAGGAGTTGGCCGACGAGTTGACCGACGCGGCGTTGCGGCGTGGCTCGATGGACCTGATCTCCGACTTCGCCGCACCTTTGCCGCTGACCATGATCGCCCGCACCATCGGCGTCCCCGAGGAGCTGACGCCGCGATTTCGGGCCTGGACCCGGGCGTTGCTATCGGTGGCCGACCGGCCGCTGCGCGGCGTGGCCGGAGTGCTGCGCTTCATGCGTTACCTGCGGCGGCTGGTGGAGGCCCGTTCGCGCGAGCCGTACGACGACCTGGTCAGCGCCTTGGCCGCGGCCCGTGACGGCGGCGACCGGCTGTCCAACGATGAGATCGTGGCCCTGCTGGTCTTGCTGCTGACCGCGGGACACGAGACCACCGTCAACCTCATCGGCGGCGGCATGCTGGCCTTGATGGAACAACCCGGCCAGGCGCGGCGGCTGCGCGAGGACGACGCCCTGCTGCGGCCCGGCGTCGAGGAGTTACTGCGGTTCACCTCTCCGGTGGAGACCGCGACCGAACGCTGGGCGGCCGAGGACCTCCAGGTGGCGGGATCCACCATCCCCAGCGGGCCGGGCCGGCCGCCAGGGCCGCACGCCCGGCTCGAAAAAAGCCAGTAA
- a CDS encoding response regulator transcription factor: MTGIRVMLVDDQELLRASLRTVLSADERIEVTHDVADGSDAIEVVRRHRLDVVLMDIRMPRMDGVTATTEIVRIAPATRVLMLTTFDDDELVVAAIRAGASGYLTKDVRPAALAQAVCDVASGTSALAPGVAATILDLVRQVPMRRTAALNSLTPREVEIFGLLARGRSNSEIRAELVLSENTVKSHVRAVLQKLNLRDRVHAVIHAYENGLVGRNDLPD; encoded by the coding sequence ATGACCGGGATCCGTGTCATGCTCGTCGACGATCAGGAGCTGTTGCGGGCCTCGCTCCGTACGGTGCTGTCGGCCGACGAGCGCATCGAGGTCACCCACGACGTCGCGGACGGCAGCGACGCGATCGAGGTCGTCCGGCGGCACCGCCTCGACGTGGTACTGATGGACATCCGCATGCCGCGCATGGACGGGGTCACCGCCACGACGGAGATCGTCAGGATCGCACCGGCGACCCGGGTGCTCATGCTGACGACCTTCGATGACGACGAACTGGTCGTGGCCGCCATCCGGGCCGGCGCGAGCGGCTACCTGACCAAGGACGTCCGGCCCGCCGCCCTGGCCCAGGCCGTGTGTGACGTCGCCTCCGGGACGTCGGCGCTGGCCCCGGGGGTGGCCGCGACGATCCTCGATCTCGTACGGCAGGTGCCGATGCGAAGGACGGCAGCCCTGAACAGCCTCACCCCACGCGAGGTCGAGATCTTCGGCCTGCTCGCCCGCGGCAGGTCCAACAGCGAGATTCGCGCGGAACTGGTGCTGAGCGAGAACACGGTGAAGTCGCACGTCCGGGCCGTCCTGCAGAAACTGAACCTGCGCGACCGCGTGCACGCGGTGATCCACGCGTACGAGAACGGGCTTGTGGGTCGCAACGATCTGCCTGACTGA
- a CDS encoding TIGR03086 family metal-binding protein — protein sequence MIAPTAVDVQDLDRRALDIAGEVIAQVTTADLDRPTPCAAWNLGELLWHMVSENRSFAAAAGTRARWSIEDGGDLGTDPLRAYHDSAAAVTAAFAAPDIYDRQIEVGAFGVFPGRIAIGMHFVDFLVHGWDVAASIGVPYRPDHKLAGSALAVAARWPDTSQTRGPGAAFGVRVPVPGDAPDFERLLSLLGRSPSWQASC from the coding sequence ATGATTGCTCCCACCGCTGTCGATGTCCAGGACCTGGATCGGCGCGCCTTGGACATTGCCGGAGAGGTGATCGCCCAGGTCACTACCGCGGACCTCGATCGGCCCACACCGTGCGCGGCGTGGAACCTGGGCGAACTGTTGTGGCACATGGTCAGCGAAAACCGCAGCTTCGCCGCCGCCGCGGGCACACGGGCGCGGTGGTCCATCGAGGATGGCGGCGACCTCGGAACCGACCCGCTCCGCGCCTATCACGACTCCGCCGCCGCGGTCACGGCGGCGTTCGCCGCCCCGGACATCTACGACCGTCAGATCGAAGTCGGTGCGTTCGGTGTCTTCCCTGGCCGGATCGCCATCGGCATGCACTTCGTTGACTTTCTCGTGCACGGATGGGATGTCGCGGCGAGCATCGGCGTGCCCTACCGGCCCGACCACAAGCTGGCCGGATCCGCGCTGGCGGTAGCCGCCCGGTGGCCTGACACATCGCAGACTCGCGGTCCGGGCGCCGCGTTCGGCGTTCGCGTTCCGGTGCCCGGCGACGCGCCGGACTTCGAGCGGCTGCTCAGTCTGCTGGGCCGCTCCCCGTCGTGGCAGGCGTCATGCTGA
- a CDS encoding site-specific DNA-methyltransferase gives MPGPATAPPGRRPRRSTPPPRTPAAHKPNAMPQSVLDRLSTRYELIFLLVKQRFYWFDLDAVRQPYTGDRPLSRRFRQGGMKPNAIQTPWSPVGKYSEAASFGVHPGTSLLPTSQTHNAAHPDGRNPGDVWTISTRPYKGAHYAPFPSDIPLRAVAAGCRPDGTVLDPFSGAATTALAARQLGRQFIGIELHEAYTTHRVLESYRKVSDGVKRHWQLKK, from the coding sequence GTGCCAGGACCCGCGACAGCGCCTCCAGGCCGCCGGCCGAGGCGATCAACGCCACCACCGCGAACTCCTGCGGCCCACAAACCCAACGCGATGCCGCAGTCCGTCCTGGACCGGCTCTCCACCCGCTACGAGCTGATCTTCCTGCTCGTCAAGCAGCGCTTCTACTGGTTCGACCTCGACGCCGTCCGCCAGCCGTACACCGGAGACCGACCTCTCTCCCGCCGGTTTCGTCAGGGCGGCATGAAACCGAACGCCATCCAGACGCCCTGGTCACCCGTCGGCAAGTACAGCGAAGCGGCATCCTTCGGGGTGCATCCCGGCACCTCGCTGCTGCCGACCAGCCAGACACACAACGCCGCCCATCCTGACGGCCGGAACCCCGGTGACGTCTGGACGATCTCCACCCGCCCTTACAAGGGCGCCCACTACGCCCCGTTCCCCAGCGACATCCCCTTGCGAGCTGTTGCCGCAGGTTGCCGACCCGACGGCACCGTCCTAGATCCGTTCTCCGGAGCGGCAACAACGGCTCTTGCCGCGCGGCAACTCGGACGGCAGTTCATCGGTATCGAGCTGCACGAGGCCTACACCACTCATCGAGTGCTGGAGTCTTACAGGAAGGTGAGCGATGGCGTGAAGCGTCACTGGCAACTTAAAAAGTGA
- a CDS encoding NUDIX hydrolase, translated as MARTEYYDDPDAPGPNSLVVGVSAVVVDDRGRILMQRRTDNGLWALPGGGMDLTESVPQAAVREVKEETGYDVEVTGMVGLYTDARHIIAYSDGEVRRQFNVCLTARVVGGALAISDESTDVRWVSREEIDKLLMHDTQRLRIGHFLDGAASPYIG; from the coding sequence GTGGCCCGCACCGAGTACTACGACGATCCCGACGCCCCCGGGCCGAACAGCCTGGTCGTGGGGGTGTCCGCCGTGGTCGTCGACGACCGGGGACGCATCCTTATGCAAAGGCGTACCGACAACGGGCTGTGGGCGCTACCCGGAGGCGGGATGGATCTCACCGAGTCGGTGCCGCAGGCAGCCGTACGGGAGGTGAAGGAGGAGACCGGCTACGACGTCGAGGTGACCGGGATGGTCGGCCTCTACACCGACGCCCGGCACATCATCGCCTACAGCGACGGAGAGGTACGCCGCCAGTTCAACGTCTGCCTGACGGCCCGTGTCGTGGGCGGAGCGCTCGCGATCAGCGACGAGTCGACCGACGTCCGCTGGGTCAGCAGGGAAGAGATCGACAAGTTGTTGATGCACGACACCCAGCGACTCCGGATCGGGCACTTTCTCGACGGGGCGGCCTCGCCGTACATCGGCTGA
- a CDS encoding chemotaxis protein CheB, with protein sequence MVALIASAGGLEALSRVLAPLPADLPAALLVALHQDPTHDSKLVDILNRRTALEVQVADDGAALRAGLVLVVPPGQHLLVTSPAHVALIATGALPPARPSADLLLATLAVTCGPRVLAVILTGTGHDGQAGVRAISSGGHHPAWLALMAKNLAKGGAGGTGAEDCLDGC encoded by the coding sequence GTGGTGGCGTTGATCGCCTCGGCCGGCGGCCTGGAGGCGCTGTCGCGGGTCCTGGCACCGCTACCGGCCGATCTGCCCGCCGCGCTGCTGGTCGCCCTGCATCAAGATCCCACCCACGACAGCAAGCTGGTCGACATCTTGAACCGACGGACCGCCTTGGAGGTGCAGGTCGCCGACGACGGGGCCGCCCTGCGGGCGGGCCTGGTGCTGGTCGTGCCGCCGGGCCAGCACCTGCTGGTCACCTCCCCGGCGCATGTCGCGCTCATCGCCACCGGCGCGCTGCCCCCGGCCCGCCCCTCGGCCGACCTGCTGCTGGCCACCTTGGCCGTCACCTGCGGCCCCCGAGTGCTGGCGGTCATCCTCACCGGCACCGGCCACGACGGCCAAGCCGGGGTCCGCGCCATCTCCTCAGGCGGCCACCACCCGGCCTGGCTGGCCCTGATGGCCAAGAACCTTGCCAAAGGTGGCGCGGGCGGGACGGGTGCGGAAGACTGCCTCGATGGCTGCTGA
- a CDS encoding TetR/AcrR family transcriptional regulator has translation MPGRPRDERARNVILRRAADIASQDGLEGLSIGRLATDLGMSKSGLFGYFGSKEELQLATIRTATGVYVDEVVQPALTVPPGLGRVRRLCENWLGYSQRRVFPGGCFFFAVTAEFDARPGRVRNAIAEAGLEWARFVARAIDDARQLGEIADDTDADQLAFELIAFLEAANVTSLLHDDANAYERARTAIRKHLDTAMIGP, from the coding sequence ATGCCGGGAAGGCCGCGGGACGAGCGAGCACGCAACGTGATCCTGCGCCGGGCGGCGGACATCGCTTCTCAGGACGGGCTGGAAGGGCTGTCGATCGGTCGACTGGCCACCGATCTCGGCATGAGCAAGAGCGGCCTGTTCGGCTACTTCGGTTCCAAGGAAGAGCTTCAGCTCGCCACGATCCGCACCGCGACGGGCGTGTACGTCGACGAGGTCGTCCAGCCCGCATTGACCGTGCCGCCGGGCCTGGGGCGGGTGCGCCGACTGTGCGAGAACTGGTTGGGCTACTCGCAGCGGCGGGTCTTTCCGGGCGGCTGCTTCTTCTTCGCCGTCACCGCGGAGTTCGATGCCCGGCCGGGCCGTGTGCGGAATGCCATCGCCGAGGCCGGCCTCGAATGGGCCCGCTTCGTGGCACGCGCCATCGACGATGCCCGCCAGCTCGGCGAGATCGCCGACGACACGGACGCCGATCAGCTCGCTTTCGAGCTGATCGCTTTCCTGGAGGCCGCCAACGTCACCTCCTTGCTGCACGACGACGCGAACGCCTATGAGCGGGCCAGAACCGCCATCCGCAAACACCTCGACACCGCGATGATCGGCCCATGA
- a CDS encoding DinB family protein, whose product MAAEYAQSDRFRGARIHLCDLAGLEIRDCEVSGLKIVDCYGSDVYLGGDFERLVVNDVDVTAYVEAELDRRHPTRVLARDAASPDDYRAAWDAIETLWAATLHRARLLPEAKLHEQVDGEWSLVETQRHLLFAGDAWLGNAVLEEEAPYHPLGFPYGGMPPDATAKLGLTLEATPTLDEVLAPRLARMATMRRVVDGLTGAELDRVCGRRPADPYPDQEYVVRRCLKVVLKEEAEHHRYAVRDLAVLEAGA is encoded by the coding sequence ATGGCTGCTGAGTACGCCCAGAGTGACCGGTTCCGTGGTGCCCGCATCCACCTGTGCGACCTTGCCGGTCTCGAGATCCGCGATTGCGAGGTCAGCGGTCTGAAGATCGTCGACTGCTATGGGAGCGACGTCTACCTCGGTGGCGACTTCGAGCGTCTCGTCGTCAACGACGTCGACGTGACCGCCTACGTCGAGGCCGAGCTCGACCGGCGGCACCCCACGCGGGTGCTGGCGCGTGACGCCGCGTCCCCCGACGACTATCGGGCTGCTTGGGATGCCATCGAGACGCTGTGGGCGGCGACACTCCACCGCGCCAGGCTGTTGCCCGAGGCCAAGCTGCACGAGCAGGTCGACGGCGAGTGGTCGTTGGTCGAGACCCAACGGCACCTGCTGTTCGCCGGCGATGCCTGGCTCGGCAATGCCGTGCTGGAGGAGGAAGCGCCGTACCACCCGTTGGGCTTCCCTTACGGCGGGATGCCGCCCGACGCGACGGCGAAGCTCGGTCTCACCCTCGAAGCCACCCCGACGCTCGACGAGGTGCTCGCGCCGCGGCTCGCCCGCATGGCCACGATGCGGCGTGTCGTCGACGGGCTCACCGGGGCCGAGCTCGATCGGGTATGCGGTCGCAGGCCGGCGGACCCGTATCCCGACCAGGAGTACGTCGTGCGTCGCTGCCTCAAGGTGGTGCTGAAGGAAGAGGCCGAGCATCACCGTTATGCGGTGCGCGACCTCGCCGTGCTCGAGGCCGGTGCCTGA
- a CDS encoding sensor histidine kinase, whose protein sequence is MTASPRRSTWPAATVVAHAVLALPTVIILVGVRHLGADLWQIFAAAGAAVLLHVGAVVVHRRPWVGYAIGALAMLVLVTMPFLGWSPNMLPSAVCFPLTLWRLTSLVSVRSSVVALAVAALGIVLTEWVAWARLLPDIPGWTRLVEGGLLMLVVGGVWLAALMVRRRHEAGRRAESERLVAAVADERAGIRRDLHDVIAHTVTVMVARIEAAAVTTADPATRRELGDIAEAGRDAHQGLRAMLATLGPATVAPRADSRPREVPISLDALPDLVASAASPLHAVTFAEVGERRPLSLSSEVAAVRTVQEGITNALRHLEPPVEVTVRLRWTPAEVVVEVRDDGGKALRDVGSQGTGLMGIEERVRTAGGTLSIDDGDEGWALRARLPTKEGNDRTK, encoded by the coding sequence GTGACAGCCTCCCCGCGCCGGAGCACATGGCCGGCGGCGACGGTGGTGGCGCACGCGGTCCTGGCTCTCCCGACGGTGATCATCCTGGTGGGCGTCCGGCATCTCGGCGCGGACCTGTGGCAGATCTTCGCCGCGGCGGGTGCCGCCGTCCTGCTCCATGTGGGAGCGGTGGTGGTCCATCGACGGCCGTGGGTGGGGTACGCGATCGGCGCGCTGGCAATGCTCGTCCTGGTGACGATGCCCTTTCTGGGCTGGTCACCGAACATGCTGCCCTCGGCCGTGTGCTTCCCCCTGACGTTGTGGCGGCTGACCAGCCTGGTCTCGGTCAGGTCCTCGGTGGTCGCGTTGGCCGTCGCCGCGCTCGGGATCGTCCTCACCGAGTGGGTGGCGTGGGCCCGGCTGCTCCCTGACATCCCTGGGTGGACCCGCCTGGTCGAGGGCGGGCTGCTGATGCTCGTGGTCGGCGGTGTGTGGCTCGCGGCCCTGATGGTACGCCGCAGGCACGAGGCCGGCCGACGAGCCGAGAGCGAACGACTGGTCGCGGCGGTCGCGGACGAACGGGCCGGCATCCGCCGCGACCTGCACGACGTGATCGCCCACACGGTCACCGTCATGGTCGCGCGGATCGAGGCCGCGGCGGTGACGACGGCGGATCCGGCGACCCGCCGCGAACTCGGCGACATCGCCGAGGCCGGCCGGGACGCCCACCAAGGTCTGCGAGCGATGCTGGCCACCTTGGGCCCGGCCACCGTGGCGCCGCGCGCCGATTCCCGGCCCAGAGAGGTCCCGATCTCGCTCGACGCCCTCCCCGACCTCGTGGCCTCGGCGGCGAGCCCGCTCCATGCGGTGACGTTCGCGGAGGTGGGGGAGCGACGGCCACTGAGCCTGAGTTCCGAGGTCGCGGCGGTCCGTACCGTGCAGGAGGGCATCACCAACGCGCTGCGCCACCTCGAACCACCGGTCGAGGTGACCGTCCGCCTGCGCTGGACCCCGGCCGAGGTGGTGGTGGAGGTGCGCGACGACGGCGGCAAGGCGCTTCGCGACGTCGGCAGCCAGGGGACCGGCTTGATGGGGATCGAGGAACGTGTGCGTACCGCAGGCGGCACCCTGTCGATCGACGACGGGGACGAGGGGTGGGCGCTGCGGGCGCGGCTCCCCACGAAGGAGGGGAATGACCGAACGAAGTGA
- a CDS encoding serine hydrolase domain-containing protein: MHFLRLRFPRVTSLLVLGGVLVAVLLGWTAPAHATGERLVDDYRSVYGTPGVAAAVIDGSSVETIVRGRDGDGNAVTARTRFRIASMSKSMTAAAIMLLVDRDRVSLDDPVVKLLPDFRMADPRFTGITVRQVLSHTSGLSNSTNNEYVFPPARGAREIVAGLTDKILAADPGTRSEYHNTNYSIAARIVEVVSGKSFDAFLHTELFTPLGMTGTSSTLGCSDRAEDLPSGYEVVLGVAVAAPEMPGICVGNGGVISTLDDMVRWLRFNQGTFGADLLSAGSLAELHTVQPKAGDYALGWQARPVAADAPPSVIGHGGTLATWTGDMVFSPKTGVAALVLTNSGGDPSLLSTNLLAERIGAPATPMSNPLTVVNAVLLGLTVGMVALLVTATVRARRWASRRRAARRPRLVLRLVPLALVTVLGAVLPTLVWGAFSFQYWIVTAWLLPLLALFCLSCCVLGAVALGRRLWCFRRAGQATFAPVQPATADS, encoded by the coding sequence ATGCATTTCCTACGTCTGCGTTTTCCTCGTGTGACCTCCCTCCTCGTCCTCGGCGGTGTGCTCGTCGCCGTGCTGCTCGGCTGGACGGCACCGGCCCATGCCACCGGCGAACGGCTGGTCGACGACTACCGTTCCGTCTACGGCACGCCGGGTGTCGCGGCGGCCGTGATCGACGGGTCGTCGGTCGAGACGATCGTCCGCGGCCGGGACGGGGACGGCAACGCGGTGACGGCACGGACACGGTTCCGGATCGCGTCGATGAGCAAGTCGATGACGGCGGCGGCGATCATGCTGCTGGTCGACCGTGACCGCGTCTCCCTGGACGACCCGGTCGTCAAGCTCCTGCCCGACTTCAGGATGGCCGATCCGCGCTTCACCGGGATCACCGTGCGCCAGGTCCTCAGCCACACCTCGGGGCTGTCGAACAGCACGAACAACGAGTACGTGTTCCCGCCTGCACGCGGCGCGCGGGAAATCGTGGCCGGGCTGACCGACAAGATCCTGGCCGCCGATCCGGGCACCCGCTCGGAGTACCACAACACCAACTACTCGATCGCGGCGAGGATCGTCGAGGTGGTGTCGGGGAAGTCCTTCGACGCCTTCCTCCACACCGAGCTGTTCACGCCGCTGGGCATGACCGGCACCAGCTCGACGCTGGGGTGTTCCGATCGTGCCGAGGATCTGCCGTCCGGGTACGAGGTCGTTCTCGGGGTGGCCGTCGCTGCACCGGAGATGCCGGGGATCTGCGTCGGCAACGGCGGGGTGATCTCGACCCTGGACGACATGGTGCGGTGGCTGCGGTTCAACCAGGGAACCTTCGGGGCGGATCTGCTGAGTGCCGGCTCCCTGGCCGAGTTGCACACCGTCCAGCCGAAGGCCGGCGACTACGCCCTCGGCTGGCAGGCACGACCCGTCGCGGCAGACGCCCCGCCGTCGGTGATCGGCCACGGCGGAACACTGGCGACGTGGACCGGGGACATGGTCTTCTCGCCCAAGACCGGTGTGGCCGCCCTCGTCCTCACCAACAGCGGCGGCGATCCCAGCCTGCTCTCGACCAACCTTCTCGCCGAACGGATCGGGGCACCGGCAACGCCGATGAGCAACCCGCTCACCGTCGTGAACGCGGTCCTGCTCGGGCTCACGGTGGGGATGGTCGCACTGCTGGTCACCGCGACCGTCCGAGCGCGCCGCTGGGCCTCGCGACGCCGCGCGGCGCGCCGGCCGAGGCTGGTTCTGCGGCTCGTGCCCCTTGCCCTGGTGACGGTGCTGGGCGCGGTGCTGCCGACGCTGGTCTGGGGGGCGTTCAGCTTCCAGTACTGGATCGTCACCGCCTGGCTGCTGCCGCTGCTGGCGCTCTTCTGTCTCTCCTGCTGCGTGCTCGGGGCGGTCGCGCTTGGCCGTCGCCTCTGGTGCTTCCGCCGCGCCGGTCAGGCGACCTTCGCACCGGTACAGCCGGCCACGGCGGACAGCTGA
- a CDS encoding helix-turn-helix domain-containing protein has product MAPNERLRSALLSAGISVRQLAEAVGVDPKTAERWVNTGRTPHPGIAHRAAIVLREDLAHLWPAIEQGRRRHRGSGELVAAYPTRASAPLDMWRTLFERAEQRIGILVYAANFLHESWPDFNDLLASKAREGCRVRILLGDADSLVIRGRGAEELFGHGIESRCRVALMHYRPLTESSNVELVANWVTPTTDEVGRRWITMGGHVREEAGNADSEVSSSDG; this is encoded by the coding sequence ATGGCACCCAACGAGCGCCTACGGTCCGCGTTGCTCAGCGCGGGCATCAGTGTCCGGCAACTGGCCGAGGCGGTAGGAGTTGATCCCAAGACCGCCGAACGATGGGTCAACACCGGCCGCACGCCGCATCCGGGCATCGCCCACCGAGCCGCGATCGTGCTCCGGGAAGACCTCGCCCACCTGTGGCCCGCGATCGAGCAGGGGCGGCGACGTCATCGAGGGAGCGGTGAACTGGTCGCCGCCTACCCCACCCGGGCTTCCGCGCCTCTGGACATGTGGCGGACCCTGTTCGAGCGCGCGGAGCAGCGCATCGGCATCCTGGTCTATGCCGCGAACTTCCTGCACGAGTCGTGGCCGGACTTCAACGACCTTCTTGCGTCGAAGGCGCGGGAGGGGTGTCGGGTGCGCATCCTGCTCGGTGACGCCGACTCGCTCGTCATCCGGGGCAGGGGCGCTGAGGAGTTGTTCGGGCACGGCATCGAGTCACGCTGCCGGGTGGCGCTTATGCACTACCGGCCGCTGACGGAGTCGTCGAACGTCGAGCTAGTGGCCAACTGGGTGACACCGACCACGGACGAGGTTGGACGTCGGTGGATCACCATGGGAGGACACGTTCGGGAGGAGGCCGGTAACGCCGACTCAGAAGTAAGCAGCAGCGATGGATGA
- a CDS encoding patatin-like phospholipase family protein, with amino-acid sequence MTGAAKREGHTQREPVTEPGRHEVLRVLADRVRRGSRPGERRDGHRVALAIEGGGMRGTISAGMALALYESGVTHAFDAVYGASAGAITAAWLLSGTPEHLTGWAEPIYARAMIRPSNLLRGRPMVDVRNLVEYLYREVARMDFDAVLTNPVEYHPLATDVRTGRSTDLRPHLTGPAELRLALRASAALPFLAGPPIELAGRLYYDAGLTEPIPYRTALAQGASHILVLRSRPAPPTRIGTPAAGPDARPSYGARLIAVTVLRHHPEALHRSFFTRGHRLLHDDALLAQYDQAAPPMTRPPAGSQAPAVLSVRPGPDTPHIGRLTRNGKPLKAALEAGRAAVNRLLQPLGRLTAAP; translated from the coding sequence ATGACCGGCGCCGCGAAACGAGAAGGGCATACGCAACGCGAACCGGTGACCGAGCCCGGCCGGCATGAGGTGCTGCGCGTCCTGGCCGACCGGGTCCGCCGCGGCAGCCGCCCGGGTGAGCGCCGAGACGGCCACCGGGTGGCCCTGGCCATCGAAGGCGGCGGCATGCGCGGCACGATCTCCGCGGGCATGGCCCTCGCCCTGTACGAAAGCGGAGTGACACACGCCTTCGACGCGGTCTACGGAGCGTCGGCAGGGGCCATCACGGCGGCCTGGCTGCTCAGCGGAACTCCCGAGCACCTGACCGGCTGGGCCGAACCCATCTACGCGAGAGCGATGATCCGCCCGTCCAACCTGCTGCGCGGTCGGCCGATGGTCGATGTGCGCAACCTCGTCGAGTACCTGTACCGCGAGGTGGCCCGGATGGACTTCGACGCCGTCCTGACCAACCCCGTCGAATATCACCCGCTCGCCACCGATGTCCGCACCGGGCGGTCCACCGATCTGCGCCCGCATCTGACCGGTCCCGCCGAACTGCGGTTGGCACTGCGAGCCAGTGCCGCACTGCCGTTTCTCGCCGGTCCGCCCATCGAACTGGCAGGGCGGCTCTACTACGACGCGGGGCTCACAGAGCCCATCCCCTACCGCACGGCCCTGGCACAGGGTGCTAGCCATATCCTTGTCCTGCGGTCCCGTCCCGCACCTCCGACCAGAATCGGAACGCCGGCCGCCGGACCCGACGCGCGCCCGTCCTACGGGGCACGCCTGATCGCCGTGACCGTTCTACGGCACCATCCGGAGGCACTGCATCGAAGTTTCTTCACACGCGGCCATCGCTTGCTACACGACGACGCGCTGCTCGCGCAGTATGACCAAGCCGCGCCGCCGATGACCCGTCCGCCCGCCGGCAGCCAGGCCCCAGCGGTATTGTCCGTGCGTCCCGGGCCTGATACCCCGCACATCGGTCGCCTCACCCGCAACGGCAAACCCCTCAAAGCCGCGCTCGAAGCCGGCCGCGCGGCTGTCAACCGTCTGCTGCAACCACTCGGCCGGCTGACCGCCGCGCCGTAG